The following is a genomic window from Sphingobacterium spiritivorum.
ATAAGGTACATGCTCAGGTACCTGACAGCACATGGGGAAAGGATTTTGAAAATTACCCCAAATTTCAGTTTAAAGGATTATTTCAGGCAAGGTTCACCACAAGTCTGAATAAAGATGTAGATGTAGGAGGTTTACATCATGCAGATCATTCAGGCACAGACAACACATTTGCATTGAAATATATGCGTGCTCAGGTACAGGCTAAGATCAGTAAGCGCACTGAAGTAGTCGCTTTGGTAAATCTGGCTGATTTTAAATCTGATCCAAAGACTAAAGTATTGGAAAATGCCTATCTGAAATATACATTTAGCCCTAAAATAGCGTTGACAGTAGGGCAATTCAGACCCTGGTTTGGAATAGAAGAAACTTATCCTGTAGATATTATCAAATCCTTAGACTGGTCCAATCAGTATTTTGAATTTGGTAAAAATGGCTGGACAAGCTTTCAGCTGGGAGCTTCGGTAGGCGGGACTTTACATTTTGGAACGATGCCTTTCCAGTATGCCCTATCAGTTGTAAACGGTAATGGTAAAAATCAGATTTCTGATAATAACAACGGGAAGCAATACCTGTCCAGAATGGTATTCGGCTTGTCCCGCAAATATGGGGTCAATCTGGGCGTCAACGGTGGAGTAGGTGATGCTTTCCATAAGACTGTATATGCACTCGGGGCCGATATGACCAGTAACATAGCCCTTTCTCCGCGCTGGTTTCTGGATATGCAGATAGAGGCCAAACAGGCTGTCAATCATAATCTGTATTTTGCATTAGGAGAGGATGTCCGTTCTCCTGATATCAATGATTATCAGATGCGGGGTATATATTTTCTGCCAAATCTGCGGTATGAGATCAAACATAAGAATCTGAGTGCAATAGAAGTTTCCTGTCGTTATGAATATCTGGACGTCAACTTCAAAAAAGATAAAAACCCGAGAGAAACGATTACGCCTATGTTCGGTCTGGAATTTCTTAAAAATTACGGAGCAAGGATTCAGGTTGGTAT
Proteins encoded in this region:
- a CDS encoding porin, coding for MKKHLFFHMKIHALCPFFLILIIHVFPLNKVHAQVPDSTWGKDFENYPKFQFKGLFQARFTTSLNKDVDVGGLHHADHSGTDNTFALKYMRAQVQAKISKRTEVVALVNLADFKSDPKTKVLENAYLKYTFSPKIALTVGQFRPWFGIEETYPVDIIKSLDWSNQYFEFGKNGWTSFQLGASVGGTLHFGTMPFQYALSVVNGNGKNQISDNNNGKQYLSRMVFGLSRKYGVNLGVNGGVGDAFHKTVYALGADMTSNIALSPRWFLDMQIEAKQAVNHNLYFALGEDVRSPDINDYQMRGIYFLPNLRYEIKHKNLSAIEVSCRYEYLDVNFKKDKNPRETITPMFGLEFLKNYGARIQVGMQIDRYKHQIENTTTYNGNLFILQVQSRL